One genomic window of Puniceibacterium sp. IMCC21224 includes the following:
- a CDS encoding LacI family DNA-binding transcriptional regulator has product MARKPTLASVAKAAGVSIPTVSQVMRSTGRISAETREKVLNAANALHYIPDSRAASMRSGVNREIGFVINQLANPFNAEVIGGVVDLLEAEGYLVSILDTRDDAVRQGRHLEAFIRHGRGGLLWVPATDTPDATFDILAKHGIPTVTFLRRVSDKIDHVGIRNAEAIATATTYLADMGHKSIAYLGGTDMAAVRRERIAGYCATLAGRGLGPAIVWESADNKPAALDAVIRLRAAHPNVTAIVCNGDTVALGACLGILKMGLQPGVDISVIGFDDVQEAAVATPPLTTMAVSPHRLGRKLARVLLDRIQDPAMPVSVSEITAELIIRDSTGVPMPDHQQSVLSR; this is encoded by the coding sequence ATGGCCCGAAAACCGACACTTGCCAGCGTCGCAAAGGCAGCCGGGGTTTCGATCCCGACCGTCAGCCAGGTCATGCGCAGCACCGGACGGATTTCGGCTGAGACCCGCGAAAAGGTTCTGAACGCCGCAAATGCGTTGCACTACATCCCCGATTCACGTGCCGCGTCGATGCGATCTGGCGTGAACCGGGAAATCGGATTTGTGATCAACCAGCTTGCCAACCCCTTCAATGCTGAGGTGATCGGGGGCGTGGTCGATTTGCTCGAAGCCGAAGGCTACCTGGTCTCGATTCTGGATACTCGGGACGATGCCGTCCGCCAGGGCCGCCATCTAGAGGCGTTCATCCGACACGGCCGCGGCGGGTTGCTTTGGGTGCCCGCCACCGATACACCCGACGCTACCTTTGACATTCTGGCCAAACACGGCATCCCAACCGTAACCTTCCTGCGCCGCGTGAGCGACAAGATCGACCATGTCGGCATCCGCAACGCCGAGGCGATCGCCACAGCCACGACCTACCTCGCTGATATGGGCCACAAGTCTATTGCCTATCTCGGTGGGACGGACATGGCTGCGGTACGCAGAGAACGCATCGCCGGGTATTGCGCCACTCTGGCCGGTCGTGGTCTCGGCCCCGCCATCGTCTGGGAATCCGCCGACAACAAACCCGCCGCACTCGATGCGGTCATCAGGCTGCGCGCGGCGCATCCCAACGTCACCGCGATCGTGTGTAACGGTGACACGGTGGCGCTCGGGGCGTGCCTCGGCATTCTAAAAATGGGACTTCAGCCGGGCGTCGACATTTCGGTCATTGGATTTGACGACGTGCAGGAGGCGGCCGTGGCAACGCCACCGCTGACGACGATGGCGGTGTCGCCACACCGGCTGGGCCGCAAGTTGGCGCGGGTTCTGCTGGATCGGATTCAGGATCCGGCCATGCCTGTGAGCGTGTCCGAGATCACGGCCGAACTGATCATTCGCGACAGCACCGGCGTTCCGATGCCGGACCACCAACAGAGCGTCCTGTCCAGATGA